From the genome of Oryza glaberrima chromosome 1, OglaRS2, whole genome shotgun sequence:
GGCAATGCTCCGGCCACGAGTAGAGCTGGATGTTGCGCAGGCCGTTCTTCCGGCACTCCTGCCACAGGTTCTTGTCCGCCACCAGCTTCAGCAGCGCGTCGGCAATGGCGTGCTGGTCATGCGGGTCTACCAGCAGTCCATTGTTCAGAGCCTGCAAACACCATGAATATGCACACGGATATGAATTCTTTGCACAAATATTGCGGTTGTACACAAGATTTGGCGAGGATGGATGCTTACATTTTTAATGTCAACCGGACCGCCGTTCTTGGTGGCGACGATCGGGAGACCGTGAGCCGCAGCCTAAATAAATGCCATGAGTTTGTCAGTTAAGCTGTACATGAAAGAATAATAATCAGGTGGTTGTCAGAGAATTGAACTATGAGAAGACCTCGATCAGGGTGAGACCGAAAGGCTCAACAAGAGCAGGATTGATGAAGACGCCCTGCAAAAGGAGAGCCGATGTTTTTGGTTAGTTACAAGTTACAGAAGATGAAACAGAGTGGGGACATGGCTAAGCTGAAACAGAGTGAGGACATGACTGGTGACAGACCTTCATCTTCCCTGTGAGGCGATAAATCTCCGGTACGTCTGACTGCTTGTGATGCTTGGGGAATGCAACACTTCCGTACAGATCATACTTGTCGATCAGCTTCAGGACAGTGGTGAGGACGCTTGCATTGCCAGCGGACATCTCATCGATGTCATCCCTGTTCCCCATGATCAGAATCTGCAACAAAAGGCAAATTTTATTGCTAGGTACTAGTAATACATGAATTATGCAATTGTACAAGAATGTTCAGAAGCATTGTATATACTACTTTTGTGACTTGAAATATTTGCAAGTAGTATGCAATTGTACATACtacttgaaatattttttgtactTTGTGTTCATGACAGATGGATTAGCTTTTGGGGTGCAACTATAATCTAATATTACTATTTACTAGTATTGTACTGGTAAAGTGCTGAAAATGCAGTTATTCTTCCTtgcgaataaaaaaaaaggaaatgtagTTATTCAAGTAACTGTTGCTTACTAGGTTTGCAAGTTCCCTCAGTGGGCGACATTCTCCAAATGCTTTGACAAGGGTGGTGATGttcttctttggatcaggtctTGACAGAGCCAGAATCATTGGCTTGTGGGGATTGGTCAAAAACCGCATCACCTATGACAAACAATTTCATCAGCATTTGAAATCCATTTGAAGGGAACAATTATACATTTGAAGAGGAAATCCAGAAACCAACCTCAGCCCAGATTGGGGGCAGTGACCTCGGCGAGGCAATCTCAAAGTCTTTGCCATCATCTCCATCGCTGGTATCTTCAGGAACCACAACACTGCTGAAATCCATCCCAGGAGGAATTACCTGTGGAGGAGTGTGCATAATAATTACCAAAAACATAAATCACACATACAAAACAAAATTGATTACCACAAGTTTCAAGTCAAACACAAGATCTGTGGAAATTTGTCAGATATGATACAGTACTATTACGCTTATTATTGAACACTTACCACCATTCTAGGCATAAAACGGCCGTGGCAGCTAACTCCGCGCCTCGCACGAGCCCTCAAAACTTTCTCTAGCTTGACATCAAAGCCATCATACAGTCCCCATTGCTCATCAATCTCCTGCCTTGTACTCGTTATGACAAGCTCCGCTGCATCCAAGGCCAGCTCCTCACCCTCAATGCGCCTCATGATCTTGTAAGTTGAATCAATCTCCTCCTTCGACATGCGCCCTTGCTTCATGATCTGCTCCAGCTTGTTCCTCCCAAGTGAATGACCGGTGAGAACCATCGGCACATTCAGCGCACCAGAAAGAAGAGCAGCGACATCTCCAGCATCGGCATAGTGGCCATGGATTACATATGGCAAGACCAGCTTCCCATTGCTAACCTGTTCCCCCAGAGCCTTGGACATGTTCAGGATATGCGCGAGAGCTCCGTCGACAAACTCTTGGAGGTAAGGCCACAGGGCCTCTTTACGGAGGTACTTGTCCCTTGGACCGCACGGAATGCGCACAATGTACGCACCAGCACTCTCACCGCTTCCCTCTCCGTCAGTGGAACCGGAGGTTAACATTTCAGTAGGCTCCCCATAGCTCCAGTCCACTTCAGGAGATGACACTTGACGAGTAAACAGATCCACTCTGTACACGCCAGGCATCATTGCAAGTGCTCTTGCGAGTTCAACAACATATTTCACCTGCAAGACATGAAAAACAGTAATACGCAACCATGCAGGGCTGGGGtgataagaattttttttttttgaactaggGCTGGAGATGATAAGAAATATCTgctcaaaagaaaagaaaagatcaatcatgtttTACCTGTCCTCCAGTATCTGAATCCCGACCAAGTTCCATGTTATCGCCACGAACTAGACCATGAAGACTAAAGTAGAACAAAGAATAAAGGAACTCAGTAAAATTTTGCAATTTAGTGGCATATACAGAATGGCACCAATGAGTAAAGTAAGCGGTATAAGACCTGATGAGCACAATGTACAGCTTTTTCTCCTTGTTCTCGTCGGACCAGCTGACGGTGAGCTCTGAGAAGTTCCTCTGGAACTTCTTCTTCATGGGAGTGTCTTGCTGTGCCAATTCACCGACGGTGTCCGCCTTCTCGCCTTCAAACAGATCCTCTGCAAGGTCCTCCGAAGTCTCGCGGCGCACCTGCTCCTGCTCCTTCCTCCGTGCAGAAATCCTCAGGATTCCCTCAAGCTCCAGCTGCTCACATAAAAATTTAGGCAATCTCAGAAACAAATACCTTTTAGGAGCATCATGAACagtcataattttttttctcatcgaAAAGAACACAATAAACTCACTTTTGGCATGGCCAATTGAGTGGTTTTAAAAAGATCCTGTTTCCTACTcttggaaaaggaaaaaagatagCACACTCATCGTCCATTACTGACACCGTTGGGTTGCCATACTTTCTTCTTTCCACAAACGTGTGTGGTGCATAATACAAACTACATGATCTACAAGGGACTATAATCATATCTGAAATTAATTGAACACTCTGATCTTTTCTTGAAAGCAGAAAAGAATCATGCCAACGGCCTGATCTAGCCCTACACGACAATTTAGCCGATCTATCGTTACCACTAAAAATTATCTGAATCCTTGTAAAGGATATTATATGGTATCGTGTTGATGAACAGTTAAAGCACTCCGTATAACATAGTTCCGAcaagattttcttttaaaatcaAAATCTGAATTTTCTGTCGAATAGAAAGTTCAGAAGTATCTCGGAGATAATTAATTCAGTCATGCAGAGAGCACGAGAAACTAAATTAAATCAACCATGAACacgagaaagaaagaaaaagacagGGAGAGATCGATGCATGCCTGCTTCTTCTTTCTCGCGAGGTGCCAGATGCGCCAGCACATGTTCTCGAGGCGGGTGCTCCGCTCGCGGGCGTTGCGGGTGGCGACGACCTTGATCCACGTCCGGTGGAGGTCGCTCTCGTCGACGCccttcaccacctcctccacgaAGTAGTGCGTCGGGTTGAAGTTCATGTGCGGGCCACGCGggctcgccgcccccgccgccggcgacctcgggtcgcctccccctccccctccacctccaccgccacctccacctccacctcctccgccgcctccacctccccccgccgcgccgccgctgtccagTATCGCCTCCAGGTAGCCATTGATCCACTCGTTCCCCGCCATCTCTCGATCAGCCGATGCTCTCCAATTCCTGGATCAACCGAGCGCGATCActtgcatcgatcgatcgatcgccggttAATCGCTTCCCTACCCCTGttcgatcgagagagagaatCGGCGAGGTTTGCTAATGGCGGAACCGATCAAATCAAACtgatcaagagagagagagagagagaggaaaagggcAAAGCGTCACGTACCACGTATCAAACCCGGGAagcgaggagagagaaagcaaGAGAGAGAATTAGAGGAGTCCGTGGCTTGGTGGACGCGCGCTTCTAGGCGTTCGGttgcgaggaggagaaggagaagcactggacgaggagagagaggatgagagggaggcgcggcgggtgACACGTGGCAGGGTGTGGCCCCCCCGGGTTTGGAGGAGTTCGGGGCTCTCTGGACTGGACTGTTGCGGGTGTGGGCCCGCATGGCAGTGGGAGAGATTGTGTAAGTCGGTGGGCCATGGGGCCCACGGTGGTCTCGTGCTCGCGCCGCGGTTGATCTtttcgggatgatccgagccgTCCGTGCGTCATCCGGTGGTTACAAACTGAAAGATATCCGTCAGGGCGCAAATAAAAAGGATATTCCGCTTTTCGTCGATCTCTAATTTGTTATCCCAATGTAGTACTTGCAGTACCAAATTAAGGCATTGGTTAATTCACTCGTTTTCTCAACAAACTTCGTTTTATTATCTAATTATTTTCCCAAAACAGTATTATGAACGTTCAAAAACACACGTGtccattatctttaaaaaaacacacgtaTATATGCACGCATGCACATATTACTACTATGATCACTTTATAAATTGGACAAACATATCGAGTAGTACGTCTACCACTTAAATAATTTTCTTTACgttgtttacttttatttttaagaataGAATACAGACTCATACGCTTACGTTGTCGACGGGACGTCACCTATTatttaaaagaataattagtcataagtgcaAACACCCGTATTAAATCTAGGATTTAAATCTTAGATCTAGGTGTGTTGGTAGCGTCATAAGAAACATAACATACACTCACTTATCTTTATCTCTACGCTGTCTATTGACTAAGCACATTAACAAATAACGTAGAGTAGTAAAATCCTTATAAAAATAGAACTTAAATATATATTGCACGTATATTTGTGGATGCGCTGCGTCACCGCGCAATCCTCCCCGTAACCACCCATGGCAACAACACGCCGTGCGCGTCGCGTGCGTGCATCTGTGCAGACAAGAGCAGCCCGCCTCTCTCACGTTCGCATCCGCCAACAAGCTAGCTCGACCACCACCACTTGCATGCGCGCGTCGATCGATAAAATGCTTGCACTGCCACTGCACACATTTGCACGGGACGGGACAAACGCATCGCCGTCCGTTGCTGCCGGCCCCTGTTGCGCCGGCGCGCGACTGATCAGGCGCaaaccttcttttttttttctcgatggAATATTCAGTTGAGAGCATTGGAATCTGAACTGTCATGTCATGTAGCTTGTTTGTTACTCCCTCGGTCCTAAAACATTGTACTCCATCctcctaaaatataaaggattttaaatGGATGTAAAACATCCTGGCATAATAAATCTGTACACACATCCATgtaaaataccttatattttgggacggagaaagtaagGGATTTCGAAGAGATATGACACATTATAGTATTATGAATTTGGGCGTACTCTCTATCCAGATTCTTAGTATTATGATGTGCCGCATCCTCCAAAATCCTTCATATTTTGGAAAGGAAGAAGTAGTAGAGTATAGTATATCGATACatatacagta
Proteins encoded in this window:
- the LOC127784772 gene encoding probable sucrose-phosphate synthase 1 gives rise to the protein MAGNEWINGYLEAILDSGGAAGGGGGGGGGGGGGGGGGGGGGGGDPRSPAAGAASPRGPHMNFNPTHYFVEEVVKGVDESDLHRTWIKVVATRNARERSTRLENMCWRIWHLARKKKQLELEGILRISARRKEQEQVRRETSEDLAEDLFEGEKADTVGELAQQDTPMKKKFQRNFSELTVSWSDENKEKKLYIVLISLHGLVRGDNMELGRDSDTGGQVKYVVELARALAMMPGVYRVDLFTRQVSSPEVDWSYGEPTEMLTSGSTDGEGSGESAGAYIVRIPCGPRDKYLRKEALWPYLQEFVDGALAHILNMSKALGEQVSNGKLVLPYVIHGHYADAGDVAALLSGALNVPMVLTGHSLGRNKLEQIMKQGRMSKEEIDSTYKIMRRIEGEELALDAAELVITSTRQEIDEQWGLYDGFDVKLEKVLRARARRGVSCHGRFMPRMVVIPPGMDFSSVVVPEDTSDGDDGKDFEIASPRSLPPIWAEVMRFLTNPHKPMILALSRPDPKKNITTLVKAFGECRPLRELANLILIMGNRDDIDEMSAGNASVLTTVLKLIDKYDLYGSVAFPKHHKQSDVPEIYRLTGKMKGVFINPALVEPFGLTLIEAAAHGLPIVATKNGGPVDIKNALNNGLLVDPHDQHAIADALLKLVADKNLWQECRKNGLRNIQLYSWPEHCRTYLTRIAGCRIRNPRWLMDTPADAAAEEEEALEDSLMDVQDLSLRLSIDGERGSSMNDAPSSDPQDSVQRIMNKIKRSSPADTDGAKIPAEAAATATSGAMNKYPLLRRRRRLFVIAVDCYGDDGSASKRMLQVIQEVFRAVRSDSQMSRISGFALSTAMPLPETLKLLQLGKIPPTDFDALICGSGSEVYYPGTAQCVDAGGRLRPDQDYLLHINHRWSHDGAKQTIAKLAHDGSGTNVEPDVESCNPHCVSFFIKDPNKVRTIDEMRERMRMRGLRCHLMYCRNATRLQVVPLLASRSQALRYLFVRWGLSVGNMYLIVGEHGDTDHEEMLSGLHKTVIIRGVTEKGSEQLVRSSGSYQREDVVPSESPLIAFTKGDLKADEIMRALKEVTKAASGM